The Streptomyces sp. 135 sequence ACGCACCATACGGCGATCAGACACATCGGCCGGTTAGTCTTCCCGGATGTTCGAGACCGCAACCGCCCGGCCACAGGGCCTCGCCGTGCGCTGCGCCAGGGCGCTGCTCTCGCCGTGGTCGCGGCTGTCGCTGCTCGTGGTGCTCCTCGTGGCGGCGGGCACGTGCGTGCTGCTGTTCGAGCCGCAGCGGCTCCTGTCCGACGGCTGGCCCGCGCAGTTGGGCGGCGCGACGGCGGTGGCCCTGTTCGCGGTGGCGTACGGGGCGTGCACCGCCGCGTTCGTGCCGCGGCCGCTGCTCAATCTGGCGGCGGGCGCGCTCTTCGGTTCGCAGGCGGGTCTCGTCGCGGCGATCGCCGGCACGGTGTTCGGTGCCGGGATCGCCTTCGGGCTCGGCAGGATGCTGGGCCAGGACGCGCTGCGGCCGCTGCTGCGGGGGCGCTGGCTGAAGGCGGCGGACGGCCAGTTCAGCCGGCACGGCTTCCGGTCGATGCTGGCCGTGCGGCTCTTCCCGGGGGTGCCGTTCGCCGCCGCCAACTACTGCGCGGCGGTCTCCCGCATGGGTTGGCTGCCGTTCCTTCTCGCCACGGGCCTCGGGTCGATCCCGAACACGGCGGCGTACGTCATCGCGGGTGCCCGGGCCTCGACGCCGACGTCGCCCGCCTTCCTGATCGCGATGGGGTTCATCGCGGTGACGGGCCTTGGCGGGGCGACGGTCGCATGGTTCAAGCGCCACCACTTCCGCGGCCCCCGCTGAGGTCGGCTTCGGCTTCGCGGGGGCCGGCCAGGCCGTCAGAGCGCTTCGAGGACCGTGGCGTTGGCGAGCCCGCCCGCCTCGCACATGGTCTGCAACGCGTACCGGGCGCCGCGGGCGCGCATCGCGTGGACGAGCGTGGTCATCAGACGGGTGCCGCTGGCGCCCAGCGGGTGGCCGAGCGCGATGGCGCCGCCGTGCACGTTGACTTTCTCGGGGTCGGCGCCGGTCTCCTGCAACCAGGCCAGGACGACGCTCGCGAAGGCCTCGTTGACCTCGAAGAGATCGATGTCGTCGAGGGTGAGTGACGCCTTGCCCAGCACCTTCTCGGTGGCGGGCAGGATGCCGGTGAGCATGAGGAGCGGGTCGGAGCCGGTGACGGCGAAGCTGTGCAGGCGGGCGAGCGGGCGCAGGCCGAGCCGGGCCGCGTGCTCGCTGGTGGTGATGAGGACGGCGGAGGCGCCGTCGTTGACGGGGCTGGAGTTGCCCGCCGTGACCGACCAGTCGATCTGCGGGAAGCGCTCGCCGAAGCCCGGGTCGTAGTAGGCGGGCTTCAGGCCGGCGAGGATCTCGGGCGTGGTGGCGGGGCGTACCGACTCGTCGCGGGTCAGGCCCGCGATCGGCGCGGTCTCGGCGTCGAAGAGGCCCGCGTCCCAGGCGCGCGCGGCCCGCTGGTGCGAGGTGGTGGCGAAGGCGTCCATGCGCTCGCGCCCGAGGGACCACTTGGCGGCGATCAGCTCGGCGCTGATGCCCTGCGGGACCAGGCCCTCCGGGTAGCGCTCGGCGATGCCGGGCCCGAACGGATCGGCCCCGGCGGGCACGTTCGACCACATCGGCACCCGGCTCATCGACTCCACACCGCAGGCCACAACCATGTCGTACGCCCCCGACATGACGCCCTGCGCCGCGAAGTGCACGGCCTGCTGGGAGGAGCCGCACTGCCGGTCGACGGTGGTCGCGGGCACGGACTCGGGGAAGCCGGCCGAGAGGACGGCGTAGCGCGTGGTGTTCATGGCCTGCTCGGCGACCTGGTCGACGGTGCCGCCGATCACGTCGTCGACCAGGGCGGGGTCGATACCGCTGCGTTCGACGAGGGTGCGCAGGGTGTGGGCGAGGAGTTCCACGGGGTGGACGGCGGCGAGGGCGCCATTGGGCTTGCCCTTTCCGACGGGGGTGCGTACGGCTTCGACGATGACGGCGTCACGCATGATGCGGGCCTCTTTCGGCTACCGGAGCTGCTGGACCGCCGGGCTCCCGGCCCGGGGCTACCAGTGAGTAGGAAATCTGGACTCACGATAGCCCTGTGAGTTGGAAAATCAAACCCTCTTCTTCCCGCCCCCTAGACTGCCCGCATGAAGGATCCGCGCCCCTGCTCCATCGCCGACGCCCTCGCCCTCGTCGGCGAGAAGTACTCGCTGCTCGTGCTGCGCGAGGTGTGCCTCGGCAACGAACGCTTCGACCAGCTCGTACGCAACATCGGCGCGCCCCGCGACATCCTCGCGACGCGCCTTCGCCGGCTGGTGGAGGCGGGGATCCTGGAGAAGGTCGCCTACAGCGAGCGCCCGCAGCGCTTCCGGTACCGGCCCACGCCGGCCGGCCTCGAACTGGAGCCGGTCCTGATGACGCTCATGGCGTGGGGCGACCGCCATCTGCGCGGTGACGGGGACCGGCCGATGGTCCTGGAGCACACCTGCGGCCACGAGCTGATCCCGGTGGTGACGTGCTCGGCCTGCGGCGACGCGGTCCACCACGAGGACCTCACCGCGCATCCCCAGACCCCGGGCTGGACGACGACGGGCCCCTCGGCGGCGTAGGGCGGCGCCGGGGCCCGCGGGCCGCCCGGCGGCCGAAGACGGCCCTCCCCCCATCCCCGTAACCCAGGGCCGCTACGCTGCCCCACGACGAGGGGGGTGATCTCGGGGCCCCTCTCGCGTTCCCGGCGTTCCGCCTCTCCGGAGCCCGCCCGCCCACGCCTCCCGCACGCTTCCCGCACGCCCCAGCACGCCCCTCTATGACCGCTACGACCGCTACGACCGCTTCGGTGGTCCGATGATCAGTACTTGGACGGCGCAGTTCTCATGTCTTGGTTTGAATCCTTCATCCTCGGGCTCGTCCAGGGACTGACCGAGTTCCTCCCGATCTCCTCCAGCGCGCACCTGCGGCTGACGGCGGCGTTCGCCGGCTGGCACGACCCGGGCGCGGCGTTCACGGCGATCACGCAGATCGGCACCGAGACGGCCGTGCTGATCTACTTCCGCAAGGACATCGCGCGGATCGTGTCCGCGTGGTTCGGCTCGCTCCTCGGGAGGGTGCCGCGCTCGGACCACGACGCGCAGATGGGCTGGCTGGTCATCGTCGGTTCGATCCCGATCGGCGTCCTCGGCGTGACGTTCAAGGACCAGATCGAGGGCCCCTTCCGCGACCTGCGGCTGATCGCCACCACGCTGATCGTGATGGGCGTTGTCCTCGGCATCGCCGACCGCCTGGCGGCCCGCGACGAGACCGGCGGCAGGCACCGCGCCGTACGCCACCGCAAGGGCCTCAAGGAGCTGGGCGTCAGGGACGGCCTGATCTTCGGCATCTGCCAGGCGATGGCCCTGATCCCGGGCGTCTCCCGCTCCGGCGCCACGATCAGCGGCGGCCTCCTCATGGGCTACACCCGCGAGGCGGCGGCGCGCTACTCGTTCCTCCTGGCGATCCCCGCCGTCCTCGCCTCCGGCGTCTTCGAGCTGAAGGACGCGGGCGAGGGCCATGTCTCCTGGGGCCCGACGATCTTCGCCACGATCATCGCGTTCGTGGTCGGCTACGCGGTCATCGCGTGGTTCATGAAGTTCATCACGACCAAGAGCTTCATGCCGTTCGTCTACTACCGGATCCTGCTGGGCATCGTGTTGGTCGTGCTGGTCGGCATGGGTGTGCTGAGTCCGCACGCGGGCGAATCGGCGGGCTGACCCAGGGCCGTACAGGCAGCGCTATCTAGCATTTCCTAGCGTCTGATTGCAGCACCACGCCATGATCATCTCCCATTTGTCTCCCACTCATCTCCCACCGGGAAGCCGGGATGCGCCCCACTAGGACGTGTGCGTCGGCAAAGTAGGGGATGACGCGGAAGGGCTGGCACAGCAGCAGCTGGGCGGGCCCTTCCGCACAGAGGGTGGCAGGTCAGCTGTGGTCATGTCCGGCCTAGGCCGGGCCCCACCACGAGGAAACGCCGCCGCTCATCCGCCGTGTCCCAGGCATCGCCGGTGAGGCCGACCGGCTGTAGGGCCAGGTCCCGAGCGAGCCGGTCGAGGGCGCGGGCGGCCCGCATGTGGCAGGCCGCGTCCAGCACCAGTTGACGCAACGCACGGCTCGGCGGAACCCGGGAACCAGCCGCGGCACCGCAGTACGCCAGGGCGCGACTTGGGGCCCCTGACCTGTGAGGACAAGGACGGGGGGCTTCCACTGCGATCTCGACGACATCGCACGCCTGGTGTCGGCCGACCTCGACCCCGCGCTTCAAGCTGACGTGCACCACGCCGCCGAAGCAGCTCGTCCATGGACCACGTCGTCCAGATCCACACCGAGATGATCACCTGCCTCCGGCCCCTCGGACCCACACGGGCCGAGTGAGAGGTCCGGTCGCTCGACTATGCTGACACCAGCGTTGCGCCCGTGTCCGCGATCCGGGATGAGGGCCCCTGACCTCTTTGAGGCGCCTGGAGGAAGCCGTGACCGCCGAACTCCCCGACTGGATGATCCCGCCCAGGATCAGCGGCTGGGAAGCCGATGACCTCGACCTCCTCGCCCAGGCACCGCGGCACACCGAACTCATCGACGGAGCGCTGATCTTCATGATGTCGCCGCAGCGGTCCTGGCACGCCCGGCTGGTGGAGAACCTGACCTTCGCCCTGCGCCAGGCCGCCCCCGTCGGGTTCGACGCCGAGCGTGAGATGACCGTCAGGCTCGACAAGAAGAGCCGCCCCGAGCCGGACATCCTGGTCACGACTGCCCCATACGACCCCGACCGGACGTGGTATGCGCCCGAAGACGTCGCCCTGGTCATCGAGGTCGTCTCGGAGGAGTCGGCGGACCGCGACCGTTCCCTGAAGCCCTTCAAGTACGCACAGGCCAGAATCCCCCACTTCTGGCGCGTCGAGGACGAGACCGGCGCCCCCACCGTCCACACCTACGAACTCGACACCATGACCAGCACCTACGTGGCCACCGGCATCCACCGCAACCGGTTGAAGGTCTCCGTCCCCGTCCCCCTCGACATCGACCTCGACAGCCTCGTGCCCTGACCGCCCCTCCCGGACGCCAGACCACGGCTTCGCGAACAGGAAAGCGTAAGCCGCCTCACACCCCCGCGAGGGCGAAGGGGAACGGTTCACGGGGCTCGTACCGGCCGGTGACGTCGCGAGCAGGTATCCGCACTCGACGACCGCCGAGTCTCCCATGGCGTGGTCAAGCGCCAGGTGCACCATGCTCCACGTGCCCGCGTGGGCGTCACCCTGTGGGCGCACCTGGGAAAGTTCGACCTCCAGCGCGTCGGCCGCCTCGGCGACGGTGGGGAAGCGGTCCAGGAGGTACCGCATCCACAGTGCGGCGCTCACGGTCGGCAGGCGCGGGTCGCGCTCCCCATAGTCCGATTCGGCCAGCCACGGCAGATGTGCGCCAAGACCCGCCTCGTTGATCCCGGCCGTGGTGGCGGAGTCGTACGCGATGGCCACCGGCCTGCCGTAACGGGCTCCACCGCAGCGGCAGCGGTCGTCCGTTCCCATGCCTGCCCGCTCCGCCCGGCTCGCTGGACAGCACTCACAGGTTGGTGGCCAGGCTCTGCTTCCAGCCCAAGTACCGGCCCGAAGTTCGAAGCGCTCAACGAGGCACTGGGTGAAATCGGGCGAGTGCCCTACTACCCGTGGATGCCCGAGGGGGACGAGGCCACCGTCGCCCGCTGGGTGCGGCAGGCGCTGTCAACGGTCCTGCACTCGCCCTTCGAGGGCCCGGGTGGCGCCGCCGACTACGGGACGCTGTCCAACGTGCTGCGGTACACCGAGGGCTGGGAGAGCGTCGAGGTGGACCAGGACGAGGAGCAGGCAGCCGAACGCGCGTTGGTGAGCATGAGCGCGCGGCGGGGCGTGAGATCTTCCCACAGAAAACGGCTCTGCACCCCTGAGCTGCGGCTACGCCGCCCGCTCGGCGTGATCCGGGAGCTGGGCCGGGCCCTGCCAGTCATCCCCCCGTCAACGGGCGGCGGGGTCGTACTGCGCGACCCCGCGGCACGTGGCCGGAACCGGTAGCGAACGTGGCTCTACCTTGCACCGTGGGTCAGGGATATGAGGCCGGGACGCACACTCCCTCGCACCACTTCAACGACCGCCGCGAGACTGGGGCATGGACTTCAAACCAGCTCAGATAGACCTGATCAACCAGGCGTACCACCAGTACGGGAAGACCATGTTCGCGGCGGCGACGATGGAACGCCCCCTGGTGAATGCCGTCGTCCAGCACCGCCACGCTGCGGCCCAGGAGAACGGCCAGCAGCTGGCCGGTGACTTGTGGGAGAAGGCGGCAGACGAGACCATGAGGAAGATGATCGAGAGGCTCGCGCCGCACCTGGACAAGGTCCCGAGAAGCCGTCGCTGAACGCTAGACGCCGACGAGGAGGGGCAGTCCGTTCGCGTCCGACAGGACGTGCATCTTGGAACCCGGTGGCTCATGTTCGCTTCAATGATCTTGAAGACAATGGTGCTCTGCCCCGCTGCGTAGGCCTCGCGTGCCTGCGTGGCCGCGGCGTCCGCCTTGGCCTTGTTGATTCACCCCATGTGTACCCCCTGGTACGGATGATGAGAGGGGTCCACATTGCCAGCGCCGGGTGATCGATGGGCTGGGTTCCAGTGATGTGGGAAAGCTGGCGCCATGCAGACGACCGAGACGTTCGCCGCGACAGTCGCGCGCCAGGGATCGTGCTGGTGGGAGTTGTAGAGATGGACCACCACCGCAAGATCCATCATGACTCGCTGGCTGCCGAGGTCGATGAACTCCACGTGGCCATCGACTCCTTACCCGCCCAGCCCATGATTCGCGCTCGTTACACAGCCGAGGGGTCAAGTAACAGATACGAGCAGCCGTTGTCAGCGGTCGAGCAAGCATCGGCAGCTTCGGGCGCGGCAAGGCAATGGCTACGCCTGCGGGTTCAGCTCATTCCTTGACGGAGTACATGATCAAAGCAGAACCGCCGGACTGTTGATGGCCTTGGATCCATGCGGGCCTACCTGCGGCCGACTGGCCGGTGCTCACGTACAGCATGAGGCTTCTCAGGTGATCAGGAGCAGGACCGCCCACATGACGGCGGCGAGCGACGGCAGTACGTAGACGAGCACGGGCGCTGTACTCATGCCTCGCGGCTGGCAGGTGGCGCGCGTCTCCGCGTATTCGGGGATCACGTCGGCGATGCGACGCCGGAGCGCTGCGCTGTACCTGAAGTGGCGATGCCCGACGTAGGCCCAGATAGCGGCGAGTGCGATGCCGAACGCTGCGATCACTCGCGCTGGTTGAGGGTCGTCACCAGTGTTCAACGTCGTGCTGTACGCCACTGCCAGTAAGGACTGGGCGACCAAGAGGAGGTTGCCCTGCTGGTAGCGCACGTTGTCTTCGTGGAGGCCGTGCTGCCAGAGGCGGTTGGCGGCGGCCTGGCGCTCTGTCTCTCCGCTGGTCCGGTTCTCCATACCCGTTCAATTCCCTCGTAGTGGGCTGGAAGCACTGCTTCCAGCCAGGCGAGTCCCTGTGCGGTCAGGGCCGCCCCTTGCAGTCGGGGCCGGGGAGAGGCTCGGCGAAACGTATCCCCACCGCCAGGACCATGAGAGCCGCGGTGCAACCGCCCAGCAGCATGACCGCGGACGGAGAGGTGCGGTCCAGGACGGCTCCCCCTACGAGTGCGCCAAGGGAGATCGTCGCCTGGAAGGAGGCGGTGAACAGGACCGATGCCGCTTCCGGGGCATGCGGCGCGCTCTTGGCGAACCAGGTCTGCGACGCCACCGGTACAGCGCCATACGCGACGCCCCACACGACCAGCAGCAATACTGCGCCCGCCTCCCAACGGCCCAACGTCGGAAGCAGGAGGGTCGCCGCGGCGATCAGACCGGCCGCGAGCCCGAAGACGGTCCGCGGGTACCGGGCCACCCAGGCGCCGCCCAGGAAGTTGCCGAGAATGCCGGCGGCACCGTAGAGCAGCAAGAACGCAGTGACCAGACCGTCGCCGGCATGGGTGACCTGTTCCAGGAACGGTGTCACGTAGGTGTAGGCACCGAAGTGGGCCAGGACAACCAGGAACGTCAGCAGGAGTGCGAAGCGGGTGCCGGAGCTGCGGAGCATGCCGCCCAGGACGCTCAGTCGGGTGGCCTGGACCGGGGGAAGCGGCGGCACGAACAAGAGCAGCATGACCAGTACGCCGACCGCCAGAACTCCCATGAGGGCGAAGGCCGTTCGCCATCCGGCGAGGTCTCCGATGAGCGTACCCATCGGCACGCCGAGGACGGATCCCAGCGGGACGGCAGAGAAGATCACAGCGGTTGCCCTGCCGACCGAAGCCGGCGGTACCAGTCGTTCCGCCAACCCCGCGCCGATCGACCAGAAGCCGCCGATCGTGATCCCGACCATGACGCGGGAGGTCAGTACGAGCCAGTAGTCGGGTGCCGCGGCGGCAAGGAAGTTCGCCAGTGCCAGCAGGAGCATGAAGACGCAGAGCATCAGTCTGCGATCGAAGCGTGCCGTGGCCGTGGTGACCAGCGGAGCGGCGATCGCCGCGAGGAAGCCGGGCATGGTCATCATCAGCCCGGCCATCCCGTCCGAGACGGTGAAACTGGTTCCGATCGAGGTCAGCAGACCGATCGGCAGGATCTCGGTGGTGACGATGGCGAAGATTCCCAGCATCACCGAGACCACGGCCGGCCACCCCGTCAGCGGTGACCGAGAGGATATGAGTTGGCCGTCGACCGAAACGGAGGTGGTTGTCGGCATGGTGTTCCGTCCTGTGAAGGTCAGCGCGTTTTCGCGATCAGTCCAGCAGGCCTCATAGAGAGGCGGCTGGCAGATCTGCGACCGCACCCTTGCCCTTGACGGGTGACGTCGCGTTTCCGCCGACAACGGCCCACGCAATGAAGTGACGGACACGGCACCCCGTCATTGCCCGTCGCAGCACGCTCCATGGCAGCGGACTGGGTATCTACCAGGCTTGGGCGGCGCTGCGCAGCGCCGTGTGCGCGTCCCGGCTGCGCTCCCGTCCTGCGTCGAGAGCGGCTTCGACGTCGTCGGTGAACCGCCCGTCCCGTACGTCTCCCAGGGTGATGTCACCCAGGTCGATGGCCGACCACGCGGCCTCGACCGCGATGGCGGTCAGCTCCGGGTCGGTCACGGTCAGCGCCAGGCGGTCGAAGGCCGCGGTGACGGCCGAGCGGGCTCGGTACAGGTCGGCCCGGGCTTCCCTGCCCAGGGCTACGCCGTCGCGTAGATCGGCGACCTGGAGCCAGTACTGCTCGCGGAACGCCAGGGCGGCGGCGAGCAGCTGCGCGGTGGCATCGAGGACCCGCTGGCGGTGCTCGAGGGCACGGGCGCGGCGGTCCGTCCAGTGTGCGGTGAGGCCGGCCAGGGCGGCGCCGCCCAGTGTGCCGAGCACCGCGATCAGGGTGGACCACATCTGCCTCTCCTCCGTTCCGGCTGCGGCGCGTCTGGCCAGGCGCGCGCGAAGATCCGGATCGTAGCGTCGGAGAGTGTCGCCGAGGGCGGGAACGGCGAGACCCCGCCGCGTCGGGGACGCGCTCGGGGTCGTGGGTGGGCATGTCTTCGCGGATCGTGCTGCTCCGCGCGGGGCGGTGGCGGATTCGCCGGGGGCACCGCGGCTCTCCCGGTGGGGCGCCGAGGGGCTTCGGCCGCCCCGCGCGGCCCTGGTCTCAGGACTGCGGGCGGCGGCCGTGGTTGGCCGCGTGCTTACGGCGGGACTTCTTCTTGCGGCGTCGCTTCGAGGACATGGAGCCACCTCTTCCGGATAGGAACGACGGGTTCCGCCAGAGAGTGGTGGTTCGGGTCGGAACCACCGCTACGGCGGGGACCGCTGAGTCGCTTTCCACCGTTCCATACGGATATGGAGGCGGCGACCCGGGAGCGGAGGCCGGGGCCGATCACCTGGCGGAGGTGTGCGGTAGCTGACAGTTCCGATTGTCGTACCCATCCCCTAGGCTTGGCGCCATGCCCTTAACCCCACCGACCCATGGTTCCGTGCGCTCTTCCGTGGAACTGAACGAGCGCATACGCGGCCTGTGGCTGCGCGCGGGCGGCCGCCTCACGCCCGAACAGCGCAGGGAGTACGAACAGCTCGTGACGGAGTGGGCGGCGGCGGTCCGTGCCGAGATGGTGAAGGCCGCCTGACGCGCGGCGCTGCCGGCCGACCGGCCGGGGGAACGCAAGAGTCACGCCTGCCGGGCCACGGTCCGCTCCCGGCGGTGGGAGCGGACCGCCGACCGGCGTCACCGTCGGCGCAGGCCGCCCAGGAACCGCTGGGCCTGGGCCCGTCGCCGCGGATCGGCGGAGGCGCGGCGCACCTGTGCGACGGTGCGTCGGCCCTGAGGGCTCTGGACGAACTGCTTGATCTTCGTCATCAGTCCTGGCATGTCGTTCTCCTATGACGCGAGTAGCGAGCGGTCCGTGCACCCTCCGTGTACCCGCTGAAGCGCCGTACGGACATGGTCGAAGGGACAGTTCTGCCACGACCACGTTTTCGCCGCCCCGCCACCTCGCCGCCCCGCCGGCTCTTCCTTCCTGCACACCCCTTGGCGCGGCACCTCCCGTGCCCAACACTGAGCCGATGACGCAGCGCGTGGAACTGGCCGCCGTGATCGACCGGTTGGCCATCGATGCCCTCATCACCGAGTACGCGGTGACCGTCGACGACGGTGACTGGGACGCCTACCAGCAGTTGTTCGCCCCTGGAGGGCGCGCCGACTACCGCTCCGCCGGCGGCATCGAGGGAGACGCCGCCGAGGTGGCCGCCTGGCTGACCGAGACGATGCGGATGTTCCCGATGCGCCAGCACCTGATCGTCAACCGCCGACTGGAGTTCGGCACGCTGGACCAGGACATCGGTGACTCCGCGCGCGTACGGGCCGACTATGTGAACCCCATGCGGTTCGCGGCCCCTCCGGGAGGCACCAAGTCTTCCTCCGCGCCCGACTTCGTCTGCGGCGGGCGGTACGCCTTCGCGCTGCTGCGTACGCACGGCGGCTGGCGGCTGCGCGAGGTGGCGGTGCGGGAGAAGTGGCGCCGTGTCGGCGACCAACCGCGCGCGACGCCCGCCAAGGACTGACGCCGAGCGCCCCCCCCTGCGCACCCCCGGCCGCCCCCAGTCTCTGCTCGCGCCATCCGAACAAATGCCCACTGTTCTAGATCGTCGGCGGCGCGCACACTGGGTACACGTCCGGGCGTCGGGGATCTAGGGAGGCGCTGCATGGATCAGTTCGGCGACGACCGGCGGTGGCGGCTTCGGGCCCGCGCCGAGCGGCTGCTCGCGTCACGGCGCCGGCGGGGCGGAATCGCCGTCTTGGCCGGGGCGCTGCCCGCCCTCGCGTTCCCCGCGCCGTCGCTGTGGTGGTTCGCGTACGTGGCGCTGGTCCCCTGGATGCTCCTGGCCCGCACGGCCCCGACCGGGCGGCGGGCCATGGTAGACGGCTGGCTCGGCGGCCTCGGCTTCATGGTCGCCGTACACCACTGGCTGCTGCCGAGCCTGCATGTGTTCACGATCGTCATAGCCGCGCTGCTCGGCCTGTTGTGGGCGCCCTGGGGCTGGCTGGTGCGGCGGCTACTCGGCGGCATACCGACGCCGGGGCGCGCGGTGGTCGCGCTGGTGGCCCTCCCCTCGGGCTGGCTGATGGTCGAACTGGTCAGGTCGTGGGAGGGGTTGGGTGGCCCCTGGGGTCTGCTCGGCTCCAGCCAGTGGCAGCTGACCCCGGCCCTGCGGCTCGCCTCCGTGGGCGGCGTCTGGCTGGTCAGCGCGCTGGTGGTGGCCGTCAACGTGGGGTTCGCGCTGCTGATCGTCGCCTGGGCCCGGGGCAGGGGGCTCGCGGGGGCCCCGAAGCCCGCCTCCCCGGCGATGATCCCGAAGCCGGCCTCCCGCCCGGTGTCCGTGAAACCCGCCTCCCCCACGGCCCCCACCCCCGCCGGGCTCGTCACGCCCGCCCTCGCCGGGCTCGCCACCATCGCCGTCGTCACCGCCGCGGTCTCGGCCTGGGCCCCACGGCCGGAAGCGGCGGGGCAGATCCGGGTCGCCGTCGTGCAGCCCGGGGTCATCAACGGCATCGCGGGCCCCGAGAAGCGGTTCGCTCGCGAGGAGGAGCTGACCCGCTCCCTCGCCGGGCGGGACTTGGACCTGGTCGTTTGGGGCGAGAGCAGCGTCGGCTTCGATCTGGCGGACCGGCCCGACGTGGCCCGCCGCATCGCCGCGCTCTCCCGCGACGTCGGCGCCGACATCCTGGTGAACGTCGACGCGCGCCGCTCCGACCGGCCCGGCATCTTCAAGAGCTCCGTGCTCGTCGGCCCGGACGGGCCGACCGGTGACCGCTACGACAAGATGCGGCTCGTGCCCTTCGGGGAGTACATACCGGCGCGCTCCCTCCTCGGCTGGGCGACCTCCGTCGGCAAGGCCGCGGGCGAGGACCGCAGGCGCGGCGACCGCCAGGTGGTGATGGACGCCGGGCACGGCCTGCGGGTGGGGCCGCTGGTCTGCTTCGAGTCGGCGTTCCCCGACATGAGCAGGCAGCTCACCCGGGACGGCGCCCGACTGCTGATCGCCCAGTCCGCCACGTCGTCGTTCCAGGCCAGCTGGGCGCCCGAGCAGCACGCCTCGCTCGCGGCGGTGCGCGCCGCCGAGACGGGCCGCCCCATGGTGCACGCCACCCTCACCGGCGTCTCCGCGGTGCACGCCGCGGACGGTTCACGCGTCGGGGAACCGCTCGGCACCTCCGCGAGCGCCGCCGCGGTCTACGACATACCGCTGGCCGAGGGCGTCACCGCGTACGTACGGTGGGGCGACTGGCCGGTGCACGGCGCGCTCCTGGTGCTCGCGGCGCTCTGCGCGGCCGAGGGCGCGCGCGCCCTCAGGCGCCCTGTCCCTGAGCGGCGAGGACCACGCGCTCGCACAGTTCATGGGTCGCCAGCGCATCCCGGGCGCTGAGGACCTGGCCCGCGCGCACGGCGTCGAGGAAGGCGAGGACGACCTGCTCGATGCCGCGCTGCCTGGCCACCGGCACCCAGTCGCCGCGCCGCCGCACGGTGGGCTGCCCCTTGTGGTCGATGACGTCGGCGAGGTTGACCACCTGCCGCTTGCTGTCCT is a genomic window containing:
- a CDS encoding thiolase family protein, with product MRDAVIVEAVRTPVGKGKPNGALAAVHPVELLAHTLRTLVERSGIDPALVDDVIGGTVDQVAEQAMNTTRYAVLSAGFPESVPATTVDRQCGSSQQAVHFAAQGVMSGAYDMVVACGVESMSRVPMWSNVPAGADPFGPGIAERYPEGLVPQGISAELIAAKWSLGRERMDAFATTSHQRAARAWDAGLFDAETAPIAGLTRDESVRPATTPEILAGLKPAYYDPGFGERFPQIDWSVTAGNSSPVNDGASAVLITTSEHAARLGLRPLARLHSFAVTGSDPLLMLTGILPATEKVLGKASLTLDDIDLFEVNEAFASVVLAWLQETGADPEKVNVHGGAIALGHPLGASGTRLMTTLVHAMRARGARYALQTMCEAGGLANATVLEAL
- a CDS encoding MFS transporter, which gives rise to MPTTTSVSVDGQLISSRSPLTGWPAVVSVMLGIFAIVTTEILPIGLLTSIGTSFTVSDGMAGLMMTMPGFLAAIAAPLVTTATARFDRRLMLCVFMLLLALANFLAAAAPDYWLVLTSRVMVGITIGGFWSIGAGLAERLVPPASVGRATAVIFSAVPLGSVLGVPMGTLIGDLAGWRTAFALMGVLAVGVLVMLLLFVPPLPPVQATRLSVLGGMLRSSGTRFALLLTFLVVLAHFGAYTYVTPFLEQVTHAGDGLVTAFLLLYGAAGILGNFLGGAWVARYPRTVFGLAAGLIAAATLLLPTLGRWEAGAVLLLVVWGVAYGAVPVASQTWFAKSAPHAPEAASVLFTASFQATISLGALVGGAVLDRTSPSAVMLLGGCTAALMVLAVGIRFAEPLPGPDCKGRP
- a CDS encoding TVP38/TMEM64 family protein encodes the protein MFETATARPQGLAVRCARALLSPWSRLSLLVVLLVAAGTCVLLFEPQRLLSDGWPAQLGGATAVALFAVAYGACTAAFVPRPLLNLAAGALFGSQAGLVAAIAGTVFGAGIAFGLGRMLGQDALRPLLRGRWLKAADGQFSRHGFRSMLAVRLFPGVPFAAANYCAAVSRMGWLPFLLATGLGSIPNTAAYVIAGARASTPTSPAFLIAMGFIAVTGLGGATVAWFKRHHFRGPR
- a CDS encoding Uma2 family endonuclease: MTAELPDWMIPPRISGWEADDLDLLAQAPRHTELIDGALIFMMSPQRSWHARLVENLTFALRQAAPVGFDAEREMTVRLDKKSRPEPDILVTTAPYDPDRTWYAPEDVALVIEVVSEESADRDRSLKPFKYAQARIPHFWRVEDETGAPTVHTYELDTMTSTYVATGIHRNRLKVSVPVPLDIDLDSLVP
- a CDS encoding helix-turn-helix domain-containing protein; its protein translation is MKDPRPCSIADALALVGEKYSLLVLREVCLGNERFDQLVRNIGAPRDILATRLRRLVEAGILEKVAYSERPQRFRYRPTPAGLELEPVLMTLMAWGDRHLRGDGDRPMVLEHTCGHELIPVVTCSACGDAVHHEDLTAHPQTPGWTTTGPSAA
- a CDS encoding undecaprenyl-diphosphate phosphatase encodes the protein MSWFESFILGLVQGLTEFLPISSSAHLRLTAAFAGWHDPGAAFTAITQIGTETAVLIYFRKDIARIVSAWFGSLLGRVPRSDHDAQMGWLVIVGSIPIGVLGVTFKDQIEGPFRDLRLIATTLIVMGVVLGIADRLAARDETGGRHRAVRHRKGLKELGVRDGLIFGICQAMALIPGVSRSGATISGGLLMGYTREAAARYSFLLAIPAVLASGVFELKDAGEGHVSWGPTIFATIIAFVVGYAVIAWFMKFITTKSFMPFVYYRILLGIVLVVLVGMGVLSPHAGESAG
- the lnt gene encoding apolipoprotein N-acyltransferase; this encodes MDQFGDDRRWRLRARAERLLASRRRRGGIAVLAGALPALAFPAPSLWWFAYVALVPWMLLARTAPTGRRAMVDGWLGGLGFMVAVHHWLLPSLHVFTIVIAALLGLLWAPWGWLVRRLLGGIPTPGRAVVALVALPSGWLMVELVRSWEGLGGPWGLLGSSQWQLTPALRLASVGGVWLVSALVVAVNVGFALLIVAWARGRGLAGAPKPASPAMIPKPASRPVSVKPASPTAPTPAGLVTPALAGLATIAVVTAAVSAWAPRPEAAGQIRVAVVQPGVINGIAGPEKRFAREEELTRSLAGRDLDLVVWGESSVGFDLADRPDVARRIAALSRDVGADILVNVDARRSDRPGIFKSSVLVGPDGPTGDRYDKMRLVPFGEYIPARSLLGWATSVGKAAGEDRRRGDRQVVMDAGHGLRVGPLVCFESAFPDMSRQLTRDGARLLIAQSATSSFQASWAPEQHASLAAVRAAETGRPMVHATLTGVSAVHAADGSRVGEPLGTSASAAAVYDIPLAEGVTAYVRWGDWPVHGALLVLAALCAAEGARALRRPVPERRGPRARTVHGSPAHPGR
- a CDS encoding nuclear transport factor 2 family protein: MTQRVELAAVIDRLAIDALITEYAVTVDDGDWDAYQQLFAPGGRADYRSAGGIEGDAAEVAAWLTETMRMFPMRQHLIVNRRLEFGTLDQDIGDSARVRADYVNPMRFAAPPGGTKSSSAPDFVCGGRYAFALLRTHGGWRLREVAVREKWRRVGDQPRATPAKD